A region from the Ptychodera flava strain L36383 chromosome 12, AS_Pfla_20210202, whole genome shotgun sequence genome encodes:
- the LOC139145451 gene encoding major vault protein-like — translation MDRDRSRARAGGSDESIYRIPPFYYIHVLDQNTNVTRVVIGPKTYIRQDNERVIFGPEKMITVPPRHYCIVENPAIRGEDGSITLDQHGQVRLNHADQEIRLAQEPFPLYSGEVLKQVVSPLKVVTANTALRLRAILDFEDDTGTKKVAGDEWLFEGPGTYIPKKEVVVDETIRATIIRPNQAIKLRARKETLARDDTPRVTGEEWLVKKVGAYLPGAYEEVIDVVDAYVLTDKKALHLRATRTFKDQGDKLRRNGEEWLIKVEDAETYIPNVYEEVVGVVPITTLTNRQYCVILDPVGQDGKPQLGQKKLVKGEKSFFLQPGEKLEKGIQNVYVLGEDEGVILKANEAFKDEGVDRKPGDRWMIRGPAEYVPPVEVDVVTKRKAIPLDENEGIYVRDTKTGKVRAVTGETYMLTQDEELWAKELPPAVENLLQSHKDPLADRSDRSGAGGPVRQREKTKVVTFRVPHNATVQIYDYKEKKARVVYGPELVMLGPDEQFTQLSLSGGKPKRPNVIKSLVLLLGPDFCTDIITIETADHARLQLQLSYNWHFEVKDKTDKQEAAKLFSVPDFVGDACKAIASRVRGAVASVQFDDFHKNSAKIIRASVFGLDERQKVRDRFMFPQNNLIITSIDIQSVEPVDQRTRDALMKSVQLAIEITTNSQEAAAKHEAERLEQEAKGRLERQKILDEAEAERARKELLELQANSAAVESTGQAKAEAQSRAEAARIEGEAAVQQAKLKAEAARIEAESELERLSRARESETKYLSEQNTLEITKVKEMADIEVEKFRNMVSAIGADTIRAIAVSGPEMQVKLLQSLGLKTTLITDGSSPINLFNTAHGLIGANALQAPGKPHSTADSDDD, via the exons ATGGATCGTGATCGTTCGAGGGCACGTGCTGGTGGAAGCGATGAGAGCATCTATCGCATTCCACCATTCTACTACATCCATGTCTTGGACCAAAACACCAATGTAACAAGGGTTGTGATTGGTCCAAAGACCTACATCCGACAGGATAATGAAAG GGTCATTTTTGGTCCAGAGAAGATGATTACAGTTCCACCACGCCATTACTGCATCGTTGAGAACCCTGCAATCCGTGGTGAAGATGGCAGCATTACGCTGGACCAGCACGGCCAAGTCAGGCTGAACCATGCCGACCAGGAGATCCGCCTCGCTCAGGAACCGTTCCCCCTCTACTCTGGTGAAGTTCTTAAACAGGTGGTGTCTCCACTGAAAGTCGTGACCGCCAACACAGCTCTCAGACTTAGGGCAATCCTTGACTTTGAAGACGATACCGGTACCAAGAAAGTGGCTGGCGATGAGTGGCTGTTTGAAGGACCAG GTACCTATATTCCAAAGAAAGAGGTGGTCGTGGATGAAACGATCCGTGCTACAATTATCAGACCCAACCAGGCTATCAAGCTGCGTGCCAGGAAGGAAACCCTTGCCAGGGACGACACTCCCAGAGTGACAGGAGAAGAGTGGCTTGTCAAGAAGGTTGGTGCCTACTTGCCCGGTGCCTATGAGGAAGTTATCGATGTGGTTGACGCCTACGTCCTCACAGATAAG aaagcACTTCACTTGCGAGCAACCCGTACTTTCAAAGACCAGGGCGACAAACTCCGCAGGAATGGAGAGGAATGGCTGATCAAAGTAGAGGACGCCGAGACGTATATACCCAACGTCTACGAAGAAGTCGTCGGTGTGGTTCCAATCACGACGCTGACAAACAGACAATACTGCGTGATTTTAGATCCAGTAGGACAAGACGGCAAGCCACAGCTGGGACAAAAGAAATTAGTCAAG GGTGAGAAATCATTCTTCTTGCAACCTGGTGAGAAGCTAGAGAAAGGAATTCAGAACGTCTATGTACTTGGAGAAGACGAAGGTGTCATCTTGAAGGCCAACGAAGCGTTCAAAGATGAA GGTGTTGACAGAAAGCCCGGGGATCGTTGGATGATCCGTGGCCCAGCAGAGTACGTCCCCCCAGTGGAAGTGGACGTGGTCACCAAGAGGAAAGCCATCCCACTGGATGAAAACGAAGGTATCTATGTCAGAGATACCAAGACAGGAAAG GTCAGAGCAGTTACCGGTGAGACGTACATGCTGACCCAAGACGAGGAACTGTGGGCCAAAGAGTTGCCCCCAGCAGTTGAAAATCTCCTTCAGAGCCATAAGGACCCTTTGGCTGATCGCAGTGATCGTTCAGGGGCTGGTGGTCCCgtcagacagagagagaagacCAAAGTTGTGACGTTCCGGGTTCCTCACAACGCTACTGTACAAATCTATGACTACAAAGAAAAGAAAGCAAG GGTTGTATACGGCCCTGAGCTGGTGATGCTTGGACCCGATGAACAGTTCACCCAGCTTTCGTTGTCCGGTGGCAAACCAAAGAGACCAAATGTTATCAAATCGCTGGTCTTGCTGCTCGGTCCTGACTTCTGTACAGACATCATTACCATAGAAACGGCTGATCATGCCCGGCTTCAACTGCAGCTTTCGTACAACTG GCATTTTGAAGTGAAAGACAAGACAGACAAACAGGAAGCCGCTAAACTGTTCAGCGTTCCTGATTTCGTCGGCGATGCATGCAAAGCCATCGCATCCCGAGTCAGAGGTGCCGTGGCTAGTGTACAGTTTGATGATTTCCACAAG AATTCAGCCAAGATCATCCGTGCCTCAGTGTTCGGTCTGGATGAGAGACAGAAGGTGCGCGACCGCTTCATGTTCCCCCAGAACAACCTGATCATCACCAGCATTGACATCCAGTCCGTGGAGCCAGTGGACCAACGTACCAGAGATGCCCTGATGAAGTCCGTGCAGCTGGCCATTGAAATCACCACAAACTCACAGGAGGCTGCTGCCAA ACATGAGGCTGAACGTCTTGAGCAAGAAGCCAAAGGTCGTCTTGAGCGCCAGAAAATCCTGGACGAGGCTGAAGCCGAGAGAGCCAGAAAGGAACTGCTTGAATTGCAGGCAAACAGTGCTGCTGTGGAGAGTACCGGTCAGGCCAAGGCTGAGGCCCAGAGTCGTGCCGAGGCGGCCAGAATCGAGGGTGAGGCAGCCGTCCAACAGGCCAAGCTGAAAGCAGAAGCTGCTAGAATTGAAGCA GAATCAGAATTGGAGAGGCTTTCCCGTGCTCGTGAGAGCGAGACTAAGTACTTGAGCGAGCAGAACACTCTTGAAATTACCAAGGTCAAGGAAATGGCTGATATTGAAGTGGAGAAATTCAGGAACATGGTCAGCGCCATCGGAGCTGACACAATCAGAGCTATTGCAGTCTCTGGACCCGAGATGCAG GTGAAACTGCTGCAGTCTCTGGGATTGAAGACGACCCTCATCACGGATGGCAGCAGCCCCATTAACCTGTTCAACACGGCCCATGGTCTGATAGGAGCCAATGCTTTGCAAGCCCCTGGCAAACCTCACTCCACCGCTGACAGCGATGATGACTGA
- the LOC139145452 gene encoding uncharacterized protein — protein sequence MAATSPSKRPRASYGRCYWLIGSFTTGQKLSHPRNPKIHEEDSSVSAILFMCALVCCGFVVHLCRFIPSKYDRVYSLLILQVLRSVLMILCIGLMLWFFWKRRVWKEQGYIVSQLRSGQTTDGDCEKVTRPRDRPSDDHHKAELHLSTKGIVVFGAGRMVLDVVYLIRTGNCLDVTVTPEEDYVNFFYHIIYVVFLSIQVVFLVSFVHTTFKNCTYFRYAVLYLFAVDISLWFTSFIYGIRNLIRPSPGPDGNFTRLAPPIDSSPYTSHLLHCAHDTTSAHELIRDIEPYFYAFSLEYTLLAAGMLYHIWSAMEDVQLLSPALLPPRIGTSAAERERCGTLRAQLRAFWQNIRGRGSNLEERGSLIAKSDQQRPDEPREDGQRNDRNAATAHLSEDKITIEGDDQSQQNTPVTDCNSAQNIFNAQHVQVDQSSPRDMDEITELPSAEQRNDVRPKERLTESKHIVLETGKPAERQTNLVQSIKQHASLGGLFFMVGSVFSITVIVFAYLLFHPHPEERDKSLYQFYCIRTLFYASLSVCCWSGFHLLKRHDCEKLPFREDATLLIISVNGSFLYAFFGITAAIGAVNVGDYSHYPRPVPYIVILECSFNLVEYWLQVIFLVSSLRYFPARGQSIIGLVRVYSYLFVCNFGMWVLDSFFETMAVDLSPVQRYYYGDEIWHIITDLAYPFAIFFRFHSFVVAYSLFARFMEQPPDTNKPVNESIVV from the coding sequence ATGGCAGCGACAAGCCCATCCAAACGGCCCAGGGCTTCCTATGGTCGCTGTTACTGGCTGATCGGGTCATTCACCACTGGGCAGAAGTTGTCGCACCCTCGAAATCCGAAGATCCATGAGGAAGACAGCAGCGTATCGGCTATTCTATTCATGTGTGCCCTAGTTTGCTGTGGCTTCGTTGTTCACCTTTGTCGCTTCATACCTTCCAAGTATGACCGCGTTTATTCCCTCTTAATTCTCCAAGTGCTGCGATCGGTATTGATGATTTTATGCATCGGGCTGATGCTGTGGTTCTTCTGGAAGCGGCGCGTATGGAAAGAACAGGGGTACATCGTTTCACAACTCCGGTCTGGCCAAACAACGGATGGCGACTGTGAGAAAGTCACTAGGCCTCGCGACCGACCCAGCGATGATCACCACAAAGCCGAGCTGCATTTATCAACAAAAGGTATTGTTGTATTCGGCGCAGGACGCATGGTTCTTGACGTGGTGTACTTGATTCGCACAGGTAACTGTCTGGACGTGACCGTCACACCGGAAGAAGATTACGTCAACTTTTTCTATCATATTATCTACGTGGTGTTCCTGTCCATCCAAGTTGTGTTTCTAGTTTCCTTCGTCCACACGACATTCAAGAACTGCACGTATTTCCGATACGCTGTACTCTACCTGTTTGCCGTCGATATCTCCCTATGGTTCACCTCCTTCATCTACGGAATTCGGAACCTGATCAGGCCATCACCGGGGCCCGACGGCAACTTCACCAGGCTGGCCCCGCCGATCGATTCGTCTCCGTACACGTCGCATCTGCTTCACTGTGCGCACGACACTACCTCCGCGCACGAGCTCATCCGAGACATCGAACCGTACTTCTACGCATTCAGTCTTGAGTACACCTTGCTCGCGGCAGGCATGCTGTATCACATCTGGTCAGCGATGGAAGATGTGCAACTGCTTTCACCGGCTTTGCTGCCACCGCGAATTGGTACATCCGCCGCGGAGCGCGAAAGATGTGGCACTTTGCGTGCTCAACTGCGTGCCTTTTGGCAGAATATACGAGGCAGGGGGTCGAACCTGGAGGAGAGGGGTTCACTCATCGCGAAAAGTGATCAACAAAGACCCGACGAACCGCGTGAAGATGGTCAACGGAATGACCGTAATGCCGCAACCGCGCACTTGAGTGAAGACAAAATAACCATCGAAGGCGATGATCAAAGCCAGCAAAATACCCCTGTTACAGACTGCAATTCagctcaaaatatttttaatgcgCAACACGTGCAGGTAGACCAGTCATCACCCAGGGACATGGATGAGATCACGGAGCTTCCGTCAGCAGAGCAGAGGAATGACGTCAGGCCAAAAGAGCGACTGACTGAATCAAAGCATATCGTCTTGGAAACAGGAAAGCCTGCTGAAAGACAGACAAACCTTGTGCAATCGATCAAGCAACACGCCAGTTTAGGCGGACTCTTCTTCATGGTTGGGTCAGTGTTCAGCATCACTGTGATCGTATTCGCCTATCTCTTGTTTCACCCGCATCCCGAAGAACGAGACAAGAGTTTGTACCAATTTTACTGCATTCGCACCTTGTTCTACGCTTCCTTATCCGTCTGCTGTTGGTCGGGCTTCCATTTGCTCAAGCGACATGATTGTGAGAAGTTACCTTTCCGAGAAGACGCCACTTTACTGATCATCTCCGTCAACGGATCTTTCTTGTACGCATTTTTCGGCATTACAGCCGCTATCGGCGCCGTAAACGTCGGTGACTATTCCCACTACCCTCGTCCCGTGCCCTACATCGTCATTCTGGAATGTTCTTTCAACCTCGTTGAGTATTGGCTTCAAGTTATTTTCCTTGTCTCCTCCCTTAGATATTTCCCCGCTAGAGGGCAGTCGATTATCGGACTCGTGCGAGTCTACTCGTACCTGTTCGTGTGCAACTTCGGCATGTGGGTTCTGGACAGCTTCTTCGAGACCATGGCAGTTGACCTTTCACCTGTTCAGAGGTATTACTATGGAGACGAAATCTGGCACATCATCACCGACTTAGCGTATCCTTTCGCAATCTTCTTCCGGTTCCATTCATTCGTGGTGGCGTACTCCCTGTTTGCGAGGTTTATGGAGCAACCTCCCGACACAAACAAGCCCGTCAATGAATCAATTGTGGTGTGA